The genomic DNA CGACCATGGCGAACGAAGCCGACACGCCGCCCGTGGTTGGATCGGTCAAAATTACGATATAAGGCAAACCTGCTTCTTTAATACGGCGCGCGGCGATGATGCTGCGCGGCATTTGCATCAACGATAAAATACCTTCTTGCATTCGGGCGCCGCCCGATGCCGGAATTGCGATTAGCGGCGCGCGTAACATCAGCGCGCGATCGGATGCCAATACCAGACCTTCGCCAACCGCCGTGCCCATCGATCCGCCCATAAAACTGAAATCGAACGCGGCAATAACCACATCCATTCCATCTATTTTGCCCTCGGTCACCAAAATCGCATCATGCGTGTGGCCTTTGGCATGCGCGTCGCGCAAACGGTCGGAATAACGTTTTTTATCTTTAAATTTTAGGGGATCGACCGGAACTGGCGGTACCGGCGTAATTTGATACTGACCGCCATCATACAGCATTTGCAAACGGCGCTTGATAGCGATCCGGAAATGATAGCCGCATAGCGGACAAACTTGGGTATTTGCCTCGACGTCTTTTTGAAAAAGCATCTGGCCGCAGCCATTGCACTTCAACCAAAGATTATCCGGCACTTCTTTCGCGCCGACTAAAGCGCGGATTTTTGGGCGGACAAGGTTGGTAAGCCAATTCAAGGGGAATTTTCCAAATTTTGATAATTACAATACCGCGCCGATTTCCTGCACAATGCGTTTAGCGGCATCGACAGGGTCTTTTGCGCGAGTGATCGGGCGGCCAACAACCAGATAATCGGATCCGGCTTTGATCGCATCGGCCGGTTCCAGCGTGCGTTTCTGATCATGCGCATCGGCCGACCAGCTGGGACGAATACCTGGGGTTACCAACAGGAAATCCTTGCTGCGCTGGTCTTGCAATAAGTTCAATTCGCGGGCGGAAGCGACAACGCCGTTCAAGCCGCATAATTGCGCCATTTCCGCCAAACGGCGGACACGGTCCGTGGCTTTTTGCTTATATCCAAGCTCGGTCAGGTCTTCGTCATCCAAGCTGGTCAATACCGTAACGCCCAGCAATTTTGGCGGTTCAATTTTCATTTTTGCGGCGGTTTCCATCGCTGCATCGGCCGCCTGGCGCATCATATCGCTGCTGCCGCCCGTATGAATCGTCATCATAGCCACATTCAGCTTGGTGGCTGCCCTGACCGCGCCAGAAACCGTATTCGGAATATCGTGGAATTTCAGATCCAGCATAATTGGCATGCCGATGCCTTGAATTTTGGCAATGCCCTGCGGACCATGCGATGTAAAAAACTCGAGACCCAATTTAAATCCGCCGACATGATCTTTTAAAT from Alphaproteobacteria bacterium includes the following:
- a CDS encoding orotidine-5'-phosphate decarboxylase — encoded protein: MTAKNRVICAIDTDDIDFASKLAKDLKDHVGGFKLGLEFFTSHGPQGIAKIQGIGMPIMLDLKFHDIPNTVSGAVRAATKLNVAMMTIHTGGSSDMMRQAADAAMETAAKMKIEPPKLLGVTVLTSLDDEDLTELGYKQKATDRVRRLAEMAQLCGLNGVVASARELNLLQDQRSKDFLLVTPGIRPSWSADAHDQKRTLEPADAIKAGSDYLVVGRPITRAKDPVDAAKRIVQEIGAVL
- a CDS encoding acetyl-CoA carboxylase carboxyltransferase subunit beta, with amino-acid sequence MNWLTNLVRPKIRALVGAKEVPDNLWLKCNGCGQMLFQKDVEANTQVCPLCGYHFRIAIKRRLQMLYDGGQYQITPVPPVPVDPLKFKDKKRYSDRLRDAHAKGHTHDAILVTEGKIDGMDVVIAAFDFSFMGGSMGTAVGEGLVLASDRALMLRAPLIAIPASGGARMQEGILSLMQMPRSIIAARRIKEAGLPYIVILTDPTTGGVSASFAMVGDITMAEPGAVIGFAGARVIEETIRQKLPEGFQKAEYLMEHGMVDMVVARKDMKSELSKLIGLLLYNKKPAATALPRY